A genome region from Coffea arabica cultivar ET-39 chromosome 7e, Coffea Arabica ET-39 HiFi, whole genome shotgun sequence includes the following:
- the LOC113700378 gene encoding cyclin-D5-1-like, whose amino-acid sequence MLIHKESDLQSNTNKSLCNSSIDETDEQSWLKRARLDAVQWILDTRALFGLHFQTVYLSLTYFDGFFSKRSVEDGKLWAIRLLSIACLSLAAKMEEYKAPALSDYHIDECNFEGRLIQKMELLVLDALEWKMNVLTPFLYFRYFIAKFYGESRPKGLMSRAIELTLAMLKDISLVKYPPSMIAAVAVLAACDSQLTMKMLEFKLSIISSWGSSHKDNVLLCYNLMREIQKAKSNTPNLQSPLSLSLKQSSSRDCRESCCIIGTKRRLAYPESDQHQPSQRTHRSP is encoded by the exons ATGCTGATTCACAAGGAATCTGATTTACAGTCAAATACCAATAAATCTCTTTGCAATAGTTCAATCGACGAGACTGACGAACAGAGTTGGTTGAAACGTGCCCGCTTAGATGCTGTCCAATGGATTCTTGAT ACCAGAGCTTTATTTGGACTTCACTTCCAGACGGTCTATCTGTCACTGACATACTTCGACGGGTTCTTTTCTAAGCGATCCGTTGAG GATGGGAAATTATGGGCTATTCGGTTGTTGTCCATTGCATGTTTGTCTTTGGCTGCGAAGATGGAGGAGTATAAAGCGCCGGCATTATCTGACTATCACATAGATGAATGTAATTTTGAAGGCCGCCTGATTCAGAAAATGGAACTGTTGGTTTTGGATGCTTTGGAGTGGAAAATGAATGTACTCaccccttttctttattttcgaTACTTCATAGCCAAGTTTTATGGTGAGTCAAGACCGAAAGGGCTAATGTCAAGAGCCATCGAACTCACATTGGCTATGCTAAAAG ATATTAGTTTAGTAAAATATCCACCGTCCATGATTGCTGCTGTGGCTGTTTTAGCAGCCTGCGATTCTCAGTTGACAATGAAGATGTTGGAGTTCAAGCTGAGCATAATCTCATCATGGGGTTCTTCACATAAA GACAATGTGCTCTTATGCTACAATCTAATGCGGGAAATTCAGAAGGCTAAGTCCAACACCCCAAATCTGCAGAGTCCCCTGAGTTTGTCGTTAAAGCAATCAAGCTCACGTGATTGTCGAGAAAGTTGTTGCATAATTGGCACCAAAAGGAGGCTTGCATACCCCGAAAGTGATCAACATCAACCTTCGCAGAGGACTCATCGATCTCCATAG
- the LOC113701253 gene encoding uncharacterized protein yields MEKRLRSSLKTSAEEFLSTAKKLGFAKSTKSTLKSLIYTLTPPSDLVSSLPPSLHRSISQSINKFKSFSSSSPQTSPQTPPTKRVRRSSRHLKSDDASHTTENEKKRQKESVVENLEIYTYIAFLCVTHPKGSFSAADLLPGVSELHDNLVIFESDSTLLSEIANLCEEWWKRNLPGKEALISQSLPFLLSRSLTLKKKVDVHRVYSLREAFILFDFEDEESIEDLKNLLMRCVISPLYFKTEEGRKFIAFIFGLSGQLVTEALAMIKSQIPFGRKSMLEAYGEIVFRAWKSVEGESKDEIENDFLQGLIESAIHASSPAFAASIRTVLGAFIIQRTTHGVEKLLFRLAEPVIFRSLQVANSNVRHNALHLLLDLFPLEDPDATKEVEDTLLDKQFFLVNKLLTDECPDVRVVAVEGGCRILNLFWEVIPTPSITKILTKIFDDLTHDNCTEVRFSTVDGIMYLLGNPHSHEVLKVLLPRMGHLILDHALSVRVAIMDLLLLVRDMRNFQFHKVVQLELLLSSLANDHPLVAQKITKLLIPSYFPSQVTQEEACNRFIALIRRCPVAGARFCEFCVSEGASLQSLKELFGVLIRLTLSSDRLDAQHMDGLLTAASHLCDNLVNDPSTKAAMKEEVNDEKLKRIFAAAPTTHAKSCVCKIVTAISPDAVDGLFKDCLGLIMNCSAICSDMNRQVELRSAHKMVLSCDWFDLMFDAMTKHLQKTAHDCHVGFGIEQTKFIDASAKRRKTKSTSRASSKLGDEKKRSSKFVKSRFYEDYAIATGIAWQIKELLLSENMRTAILTSRNLEAAFDALKVISEVSILQCLQCDTMSASPVLAYATLTLHMSLQHVSTIGNTHSSSREGECLDSSDSPLESISRNTVLDSTFNHLFNCTYKVVMEDGCVKYTDLQTDMPRPTHDGSSFIKPKRISNMLKVLTAVLKLIVDAISIEIADDNEELCMKFAMTCIKFMMFNLKKYSNTQLQFTEEGLRETFVCLRSSFTYVAKFLSLLLKNSSKASLLLPAPCNLANELFNLFASVEECLGYGYAARLITAVKPWVPDLILALGSIHLLKQTSGGTASDCDAYIFSLWTTTLAKIEFYELQGVASDEEAVRGSKSERFSALRKLLGIMVQLLRTNPDVLDAVGVIFLNGLLLGLDRKEFDHVLGILHFVCMKLVRHHEEWGGLKLMLASVQSIYPRIEVEAQELRDNADGRQLLKNARALLEPVWLHYLSGEHRNQMGED; encoded by the exons ATGGAGAAGAGGCTTCGCTCGTCGCTGAAGACCTCAGCAGAAGAATTCCTCTCAACAGCTAAAAAGCTAGGGTTTGCAAAATCTACAAAATCCACTCTCAAATCCTTAATTTACACCCTTACTCCTCCTTCTGACCTCGTTTCTTCCCTCCCGCCCTCTCTCCACCGCTCAATTTCCCAATCAATTAACAAATTTAAATCGTTTTCCAGTTCAAGCCCCCAAACTTCCCCTCAGACTCCACCTACTAAGCGCGTCCGCCGTTCCTCCCGCCACCTGAAAAGCGATGATGCTTCTCACACCACcgaaaacgaaaagaaaaggCAGAAGGAATCCGTCGTCGAAAATCTCGAGATTTACACGTATATTGCGTTCCTCTGCGTCACACATCCGAAAGGTTCATTTTCGGCTGCTGATTTACTCCCTGGAGTTAGCGAGTTGCACGATAATTTAGTTATATTCGAGTCGGATTCGACGTTGCTGTCGGAGATTGCTAATTTGTGTGAGGAGTGGTGGAAGAGGAATTTGCCTGGAAAAGAAGCCCTAATTTCGCAGTCATTGCCTTTTCTGCTATCGAGGtcattgactttaaagaagaaAGTGGACGTTCACAGGGTTTACAGTCTTCGAGAGgcgtttattttgtttgattttgaagATGAGGAAAGTATCGAGGACTTGAAGAATTTGTTAATGCGTTGCGTGATATCCCCCTTGTATTTTAAGACAGAGGAAGGAAGGAAGTTTATCGCATTTATATTTGGGCTGAGTGGGCAGCTAGTGACGGAGGCCTTGGCGATGATTAAGTCGCAGATCCCATTTGGAAGGAAATCCATGTTGGAAGCTTATGGGGAGATTGTTTTTCGGGCTTGGAAGTCCGTGGAAGGAGAGTCGAAGGACGAAATCGAGAACGACTTTTTGCAGGGGTTGATCGAGAGCGCTATACATGCTAGCTCCCCCGCATTTGCTGCTTCTATCAGGACGGTTTTGGGGGCGTTTATCATCCAAAGAACAACACATGGGGTTGAGAAACTGCTCTTTAGGCTTGCCGAGCCTGTGATCTTTCGTTCTCTTCAG GTAGCGAACTCCAATGTTCGTCACAATGCACTTCATTTACTTCTAGACCTATTCCCCCTTGAAGATCCTGATGCGACAAAGGAGGTTGAAGATACGCTGCTTGATAAACAGTTCTTTTTGGTGAATAAATTACTTACGGATGAATGTCCAGATGTGAGAGTTGTGGCTGTGGAGGGTGGTTGTCGCATACTTAACTTGTTTTGGGAAGTTATTCCTACACCATCCATCACAAAGATACTTACcaaaatttttgatgatttgacACATGACAATTGTACTGAGGTTAGGTTTTCCACGGTTGATGGAATCATGTACCTTCTTGGAAATCCTCATTCCCATGAAGTCCTTAAAGTACTTTTACCTAGAATGGGGCATTTGATTCTGGATCATGCACTTTCAGTGCGCGTTGCTATCATGGATCTGCTTCTTCTTGTAAGGGATATGCGGAACTTTCAGTTTCATAAG GTGGTGCAGTTAGAACTACTGTTGTCTTCACTTGCAAATGATCACCCTCTTGTTGCTCAGAAAATCACAAAACTTCTTATACCATCATATTTTCCCTCTCAAGTAACCCAGGAAGAAGCATGTAATCGCTTTATTGCACTCATAAGAAGGTGCCCTGTTGCTGGAGCAAGATTTTGTGAGTTTTGTGTATCAGAGGGAGCATCATTGCAGTCCCTCAAGGAGCTTTTTGGTGTTCTCATCCGTTTAACTCTGTCATCTGATCGGCTTGATGCACAACATATGGATGGTTTACTGACTGCTGCTTCCCACCTTTGTGACAATTTAGTAAATGATCCATCTACCAAGGCTGCAATGAAGGAGGAAGTGAATGATGAAAAGCTGAAGCGAATTTTTGCTGCTGCACCTACTACTCATGCCAAATCTTGTGTTTGCAAGATTGTTACAGCCATTTCTCCTGATGCCGTGGATGGCcttttcaaagattgcttgGGACTGATTATGAATTGCAGTGCTATATGCAGTGATATGAACAGGCAAGTTGAACTTAGGTCTGCTCATAAGATGGTCTTGTCTTGTGATTGGTTTGATCTGATGTTTGATGCCATGACAAAACATTTGCAAAAAACTGCACATGACTGCCATGTCGGATTTGGAATAGAACAAACAAAATTTATTGATGCCTCTGCTAAAAGGAGGAAAACTAAATCTACCTCGAGAGCCTCATCAAAGTTGGGAGATGAGAAGAAAAGATCATCCAAGTTTGTCAAAAGTAGATTTTATGAGGATTATGCTATTGCTACAGGAATAGCCTGGCAAATAAAGGAACTACTTTTATCTGAAAATATGCGGACTGCAATATTAACTTCTAGGAATTTGGAAGCTGCTTTTGATGCTTTGAAGGTGATATCTGAGGTTAGCATCTTGCAATGCTTACAGTGCGATACTATGAGTGCTTCTCCAGTATTGGCATATGCAACTCTCACCCTACATATGTCTCTGCAACATGTTAGCACAATTGGAAATACACATTCTAGCTCCAGGGAAGGAGAATGTTTAGACTCTTCAGATTCACCTCTTGAG TCCATTTCGAGGAATACTGTTTTGGACTCAACGTtcaatcatttatttaattgtacATATAAGGTAGTCATGGAAGATGGATGTGTGAAGTACACAGATTTGCAAACTGATATGCCTAGACCAACTCATGATG GATCCAGCTTCATTAAACCAAAAAGGATATCAAATATGTTGAAGGTGCTAACTGCAGTACTCAAGCTCATTGTTGATGCAATTTCCATTGAAATTGCTGATGATAATGAAGAATTATGTATGAAGTTTGCAATGACATGCATAAAGTTCATGATGtttaatttgaaaaagtatTCCAACACTCAGCTGCAGTTCACAGAAGAAGGCTTGAGAGAAACATTTGTTTGTTTGAGGAGTTCGTTCACTTATGTTGCCAAGTTTCTCAGCTTATTGCTCAAAAATTCGTCCAAAGCTTCCCTTCTTTTACCAGCACCATGCAACCTGGCGAATGAGTTGTTTAACCTTTTTGCTTCAGTTGAAGAATGCTTAGGCTATGGATATGCAGCTCGGCTTATTACAGCAGTGAAGCCATGGGTGCCCGACTTAATTTTAGCACTAGGATCAATCCACCTGCTGAAACAGACTTCGGGAGGGACTGCATCTGACTGTGATGCATATATTTTTTCCTTATGGACAACCACTCTAGCAAAGATCGAGTTCTATGAACTTCAAGGCGTTGCCTCAGATGAGGAGGCGGTTCGCGGATCTAAATCTGAGCGGTTTTCTGCATTGAGGAAACTTCTGGGAATAATGGTTCAACTGTTAAGAACAAACCCTGATGTACTAGATGCTGTGGGAGTGATTTTCTTGAATGGTTTACTTCTTGGGCTAGATAGAAAGGAATTTGATCATGTACTGGGCATCCTGCATTTCGTCTGCATGAAGTTAGTCAGGCATCACGAGGAATGGGGGGGACTGAAGCTAATGTTGGCCTCTGTCCAAAGCATATATCCTCGAATCGAGGTGGAAGCACAGGAGTTAAGAGACAATGCGGATGGAAGGCAGCTGCTGAAGAACGCCAGAGCATTGCTCGAACCTGTTTGGCTGCATTATTTATCTGGTGAGCACAGGAATCAAATGGGAGAGGACTGA
- the LOC113702425 gene encoding calcium-transporting ATPase 2, plasma membrane-type-like produces MESYLNENFEVKPKNSSEEVLQRWRDLCGVVKNPKRRFRFTANLSKRYEAAAMRRTNQEKLRIAVLVSKAAFQFIQGVAPSDYTVPKEVQEAGFQICGDELGSIVEGHDLKKLKFHGGVSGIADKLVTSTTNGIPTDAAALNRREEVYGINKFTESVARSFWVFVWEALQDMTLMILGVCALVSLIVGVATEGWPKGAHDGLGIVASILLVVFVTATSDYRQSLQFRDLDKEKKKISIQVTRNGYRQKMSIYDLLPGDIVHLAIGDQVPADGLFLSGFSVLIDESSLTGESEPVMVSAENPFLLSGTKVQDGSCKMLVTTVGMRTQWGKLMATLSEGGDDETPLQVKLNGVATIIGKIGLFFAVVTFAVLVQKMFGRKLEHGTHWSWSGDDALEILEYFAVAVTIVVVAVPEGLPLAVTLSLAFAMKKMMNDKALVRHLAACETMGSATTICSDKTGTLTTNHMTVVKSCICMNVREVGKPADGGSSLSSELPTSVVKVLLQSIFNNTGGEVVVSKNGKREILGTPTETAILEFGLSLGGDFQAERQASKLVKVEPFNSTKKRMGVILELPEGGGLRAHCKGASEIVLAACDKVINSDGDVVPLDEESVKHLKATIDQFASEALRTLCLAYMELENGFSAEDAIPVSGYTCIGIVGIKDPVRPGVRESVALCRSAGVTVRMVTGDNINTAKAIARECGILTDDGIAIEGPVFREKTQEELLELIPKIQVMARSSPLDKHTLVKHLRTTFNEVVAVTGDGTNDAPALHEADIGLAMGIAGTEVAKESADVIILDDNFSTIVTVAKWGRSVYINIQKFVQFQLTVNVVALIVNFSSACLTGSAPLTAVQLLWVNMIMDTLGALALATEPPNEELMKRPPVGRTGNFITNVMWRNILGQSLYQFLLIWFLQAFGKTIFFIRGPDADLVLNTLIFNTFVFCQVFNEVNSREMDKIDVLEGILDNQVFVAVITATVFFQIIIIEYLGTFANTTPLSIVQWFFSILFGFLGMPIAAYLKQIPV; encoded by the exons CCCAGTGACTACACCGTGCCTAAGGAAGTTCAAGAAGCTGGATTCCAGATTTGTGGGGATGAGTTAGGGTCCATTGTGGAAGGTCATGACCtgaaaaagttgaaatttcATGGTGGAGTTTCTGGTATCGCGGACAAGCTggtcacttcaaccacaaacgGCATTCCAACTGATGCTGCAGCCCTGAACCGTAGAGAGGAGGTATATGGAATAAATAAATTTACTGAGAGTGTTGCCCGGAGTTTTTGGGTATTTGTGTGGGAAGCCCTTCAGGATATGACTCTCATGATCCTTGGAGTGTGCGCATTGGTGTCTTTGATAGTTGGTGTTGCAACTGAAGGATGGCCAAAGGGGGCTCATGATGGACTTGGAATTGTTGCCAGCATATTGTTAGTGGTGTTTGTCACTGCAACCAGTGATTATCGTCAATCTTTACAGTTCAGGGACTtagacaaagaaaagaaaaagatttccATTCAAGTGACTAGGAATGGTTACAGGCAAAAGATGTCGATATACGATCTACTTCCAGGAGATATCGTACATCTTGCCATAGGAGATCAGGTTCCAGCAGATGGACTTTTTCTATCAGGATTTTCTGTGTTAATTGATGAGTCAAGTTTGACAGGTGAAAGTGAGCCAGTAATGGTCAGTGCTGAAAACCCTTTCCTGCTCTCTGGGACCAAGGTGCAGGATGGATCTTGCAAGATGCTGGTTACTACTGTTGGAATGAGGACTCAATGGGGCAAACTGATGGCTACTCTTAGTGAAGGGGGAGATGATGAAACCCCACTGCAGGTTAAATTGAATGGAGTCGCAACAATCATTGGAAAGATAGGCCTTTTCTTTGCAgtggtgacttttgccgtgttagTGCAGAAGATGTTTGGACGCAAACTGGAACATGGAACACACTGGAGCTGGTCTGGAGATGATGCACTGGAGATTTTAGAATACTTTGCTGTTGCAGTCACCATTGTTGTTGTTGCAGTTCCTGAAGGACTTCCTCTTGCTGTGACTTTGAGCCTGGCATTTgcaatgaaaaagatgatgaatgatAAGGCACTTGTTCGTCATTTAGCTGCATGCGAGACAATGGGCTCTGCCACAACAATTTGTAGTGACAAAACCGGGACGCTCACAACCAACCACATGACTGTGGTGAAATCGTGCATTTGTATGAATGTCAGAGAGGTCGGCAAGCCAGCTGATGGTGGTTCTTCATTGTCCTCCGAACTCCCAACTTCTGTCGTTAAAGTTCTCCTGCAATCAATTTTTAATAACACTGGAGGAGAAGTAGTGGTTAGCAAAAATGGAAAACGCGAGATATTGGGAACGCCAACTGAGACAGCAATCCTAGAGTTTGGATTATCACTTGGTGGAGATTTCCAGGCTGAAAGACAAGCATCTAAACTTGTAAAAGTCGAGCCTTTTAATTCTACAAAGAAGAGAATGGGTGTTATACTGGAGCTTCCAGAAGGAGGAGGTCTAAGAGCTCATTGCAAAGGAGCGTCAGAAATAGTTTTGGCAGCCTGTGACAAGGTGATTAACTCAGATGGAGATGTTGTGCCTCTCGATGAGGAATCAGTCAAACACCTGAAGGCTACCATTGATCAGTTTGCTAGTGAAGCTCTTCGTACCCTGTGTCTTGCCTATATGGAACTTGAAAATGGATTCTCTGCTGAAGATGCTATTCCAGTTTCTGGTTATACATGTATTGGGATTGTAGGCATCAAGGATCCTGTTCGCCCAGGAGTGAGGGAGTCTGTGGCCCTCTGTCGTTCAGCTGGAGTGACTGTTCGGATGGTTACAGGAGATAACATCAATACCGCAAAAGCTATAGCTAGGGAATGTGGAATCCTTACTGATGATGGAATTGCCATAGAAGGTCCAGTTTTTAGGGAAAAGACCCAGGAGGAATTACTTGAATTGATTCCCAAAATTCAG gtgaTGGCTCGATCTTCGCCGCTAGACAAGCATACATTGGTGAAGCACTTGCGAACCACATTCAATGAAGTCGTTGCAGTAACTGGTGATGGAACAAATGATGCTCCTGCACTTCATGAAGCAGATATTGGACTTGCAATGGGCATCGCCGGAACAGAG GTTGCCAAAGAGAGTGCTGACGTTATAATTCTCGACGACAATTTCTCCACGATTGTAACCGTGGCCAAATGGGGTCGGTCTGTTTACATAAATATTCAAAAGTTTGTGCAGTTCCAGCTGACTGTCAATGTAGTAGCGTTGATTGTCAACTTTTCTTCGGCTTGTTTGACTG GAAGTGCTCCCCTTACCGCTGTTCAACTTTTGTGGGTCAACATGATCATGGATACTTTGGGTGCACTTGCTCTGGCCACTGAGCCTCCTAACGAAGAACTAATGAAAAGACCCCCAGTTGGAAGGACGGGAAATTTTATTACAAATGTCATGTGGAGGAACATCTTAGGACAATCCTTGTATCAGTTTCTATTAATATGGTTTCTTCAAGCATTTGGAAAAACAATCTTTTTCATTCGTGGTCCTGATGCTGATTTGGTCCTTAACACCCTTATTTTCAACACATTCGTATTCTGTCAG GTTTTTAATGAGGTGAACTCACGAGAGATGGACAAAATTGATGTACTCGAAGGCATACTGGACAACCAAGTTTTTGTAGCAGTCATCACTGCAACTGTCTTCTTCCAGATTATTATCATTGAATACCTAGGAACCTTTGCAAACACAACACCCCTCTCGATAGTGCAGTGGTTTTTCAGCATACTTTTTGGTTTCCTGGGCATGCCAATTGCTGCGTACTTAAAGCAGATTCCAGTTTGA